A single region of the Enterococcus mundtii genome encodes:
- a CDS encoding LysM peptidoglycan-binding domain-containing protein: protein MKSLKTILFGTTLAAGAALFMGTSAHADEAYTVQSGDTLSTISQKYVGDNSLIQTIAEANSISNIHLIFSGQELTIPTGEQATAPVATQAPVEPVQETAPVVETPVVEQAPVVEQAPATEVAVSTGTNDAKEWIAQKESSGSYTATNGRYIGRYQLDSSYLNGDYSAANQERVAEQYVASRYGSWDAAKAFWLANGWY, encoded by the coding sequence ATGAAATCACTTAAAACTATTCTTTTTGGAACAACTTTGGCCGCCGGCGCTGCATTATTTATGGGTACTTCTGCACACGCAGACGAAGCCTACACTGTTCAATCAGGTGATACTTTATCAACGATTTCTCAAAAATACGTTGGTGACAACTCCTTGATCCAAACAATTGCCGAAGCTAACTCAATCTCAAACATTCACCTGATTTTTTCAGGTCAAGAATTAACTATTCCTACTGGTGAGCAAGCAACTGCTCCTGTCGCTACTCAAGCACCTGTAGAACCTGTTCAAGAAACAGCGCCAGTTGTGGAAACACCTGTAGTAGAACAAGCACCAGTTGTAGAACAAGCACCAGCTACTGAAGTCGCTGTTTCAACTGGTACGAACGATGCCAAAGAATGGATCGCACAAAAAGAATCTAGCGGTTCTTATACAGCAACAAACGGACGTTATATCGGCCGTTACCAATTAGACTCTTCTTACTTGAACGGTGACTATTCTGCTGCCAATCAAGAAAGAGTGGCAGAACAATATGTTGCTTCTCGTTATGGCTCTTGGGATGCAGCCAAAGCTTTCTGGTTAGCTAACGGTTGGTACTAA
- a CDS encoding DUF378 domain-containing protein gives MKTLDMIALTLLIVGGLNWLLVGLLEFDLVATIAGGSTTILAKAIYIIVGICAIYCLKFFPMISNRVEHQ, from the coding sequence ATGAAAACATTAGATATGATTGCTTTAACATTGTTGATTGTTGGAGGATTGAACTGGTTGTTAGTCGGTTTATTAGAATTTGATTTAGTTGCGACGATTGCAGGCGGCTCTACGACTATTTTAGCTAAAGCTATATATATTATTGTTGGGATTTGTGCTATTTATTGTTTGAAATTCTTTCCAATGATCTCCAATCGTGTAGAACATCAATAA
- a CDS encoding DNA-directed RNA polymerase subunit omega encodes MKKKWMITGLIALLLGAIGYTGTRFAGEVLFWGGESDITKINENLEKLDQQLTSHDQKITDLNSQLAIKNQDLQNIQTKAQEYQTKITDLETQKSQLVAEHANLQNQLTSKENQLNDKQIEINNKINEITQKINEINTLNSQWNTRLQEIQGKYTEMQSTVNQLNEQISQLNREKTNLQADLATAKKQLETISAENSNLRSYIAQLEKARNDAKQTAEKSQQIVDRQVNK; translated from the coding sequence ATGAAAAAAAAATGGATGATTACTGGATTGATTGCATTATTGCTAGGGGCTATTGGTTATACGGGCACACGGTTTGCAGGAGAAGTTTTATTCTGGGGTGGAGAATCTGATATCACTAAGATCAACGAAAATTTAGAAAAACTTGATCAACAGTTAACAAGCCATGACCAAAAAATCACTGACTTAAATAGTCAATTAGCAATAAAAAATCAAGATCTTCAAAATATACAAACAAAAGCGCAAGAATACCAAACAAAGATCACTGACTTGGAAACGCAAAAAAGCCAATTGGTTGCTGAACATGCAAATTTACAAAACCAATTAACTAGTAAAGAAAATCAATTAAATGACAAACAAATCGAAATCAACAATAAGATCAATGAAATAACTCAAAAAATAAACGAAATCAATACCCTAAATAGTCAATGGAATACTAGACTTCAAGAAATCCAGGGCAAATATACAGAGATGCAAAGTACTGTTAATCAATTAAACGAACAAATCAGCCAATTAAATCGAGAAAAAACAAATTTGCAAGCTGATTTAGCAACCGCGAAGAAACAATTAGAAACTATTTCAGCAGAAAATAGTAATTTGAGAAGTTATATCGCACAATTAGAAAAAGCGAGAAACGATGCAAAGCAAACGGCGGAAAAATCTCAACAAATCGTTGATCGCCAAGTGAATAAGTAG
- a CDS encoding pyridoxal phosphate-dependent aminotransferase, translated as MREFEKSNKLEGVSYDVRGPVLEEAERMQEEGISILKLNTGNPAPFGFEAPNEVIRDLIMNARDSEGYSDSKGIFSARKAIEQYCQLKKFPNVTINDIYTGNGVSELITMCMQGLLDNGDEVLVPMPDYPLWTASVSLAGGKPVHYVCDEQAEWYPDIEDIKSKVTSRTKAIVIINPNNPTGALYPKELLEEIVKIAREHQLIIYSDEIYDRLVMDGLEHIPIATLAPDLFVVTLNGLSKSHRVAGFRVGWMVLSGDKSNVKGYIEGLNMLSSMRLCSNVLSQQIIQTALGGYQSVDELLLPGGRIYEQREYIYNAINDIPGLSAVKPKAAFYIFPKIDTKRFNITNDEQFVLDFLHEHKILLVHGGGFNWPDPDHFRIVYLPKLDDLKVTAKKMREFLTTYRQR; from the coding sequence ATGAGAGAATTTGAAAAATCCAACAAATTAGAAGGCGTAAGTTACGATGTCCGCGGACCGGTTCTTGAAGAAGCAGAACGAATGCAAGAAGAGGGCATCAGTATATTAAAATTGAATACGGGAAATCCAGCACCATTTGGATTTGAGGCACCAAATGAAGTGATCCGTGATTTGATCATGAATGCCAGAGATTCAGAAGGCTATTCGGATTCAAAAGGGATTTTTTCTGCACGAAAAGCGATTGAACAGTATTGTCAATTGAAAAAATTTCCAAATGTGACGATCAATGATATCTATACTGGTAATGGGGTCAGTGAGCTGATCACGATGTGTATGCAAGGGCTGTTGGACAATGGCGATGAAGTATTAGTGCCAATGCCGGATTATCCTTTATGGACAGCTTCTGTTTCTTTGGCTGGAGGAAAACCAGTTCATTATGTATGCGATGAACAAGCCGAATGGTATCCAGATATTGAGGATATCAAATCTAAAGTTACCAGCCGGACAAAGGCAATCGTGATCATCAATCCTAATAATCCAACAGGAGCTTTATATCCGAAAGAATTATTAGAAGAAATCGTGAAAATCGCACGAGAACATCAATTGATCATTTATTCAGACGAAATCTATGATCGTTTAGTGATGGATGGCTTAGAGCATATCCCGATTGCGACTTTAGCACCTGATCTATTCGTTGTCACATTGAATGGCCTATCTAAATCACATCGTGTGGCGGGATTCCGTGTCGGCTGGATGGTGTTGAGTGGTGACAAATCAAATGTAAAAGGCTATATCGAAGGGTTGAATATGCTTTCCTCTATGCGTCTTTGTTCAAATGTTCTGTCACAACAAATCATCCAAACTGCCCTAGGGGGCTACCAAAGTGTGGATGAATTGCTATTGCCAGGTGGACGGATCTACGAACAAAGAGAATACATTTATAATGCAATCAATGATATCCCTGGATTATCAGCGGTTAAGCCGAAAGCAGCTTTTTATATCTTTCCAAAAATCGATACGAAACGCTTCAATATTACCAATGATGAGCAGTTCGTATTAGATTTTCTGCACGAGCATAAGATTTTACTTGTTCACGGAGGCGGTTTTAACTGGCCTGATCCAGACCACTTCAGAATCGTTTACTTACCAAAATTAGACGATCTAAAAGTAACGGCGAAAAAAATGCGTGAATTCCTGACAACCTACCGACAAAGATAG
- a CDS encoding helix-turn-helix domain-containing protein, producing the protein MEALVDSFGTIIKEIRKEQKMTQQMLSQGICSQSVLSRIENNEELPNVLVMAQICHRLGVTIDYVMNLSKDKIRAATRQFDLLDLYFLKRDYRKLEQELKSAKVTENLYSAEDFQRYYYYLGVCEFTLRKNLVKALSYLKEALTYSSQKDRTHVCDIEIQLISCIGKVYGVAGRSTEARYYLSRSVQLLHDTINEHNKSELTQIFYNYGSFLFHQGERQAALEQVNQGIRWAQEKNSYYYLNDLFILKSLIYKQQNELSKALFYEELAQAVKKIAKSI; encoded by the coding sequence ATGGAAGCATTAGTCGATTCCTTTGGTACGATCATCAAAGAAATCCGAAAAGAACAAAAAATGACTCAACAAATGCTTTCACAAGGCATTTGTTCTCAAAGTGTGCTGAGTAGAATCGAAAATAACGAAGAGTTACCAAATGTATTAGTGATGGCTCAGATCTGTCACAGGCTTGGTGTAACGATCGATTATGTAATGAACTTATCCAAGGACAAGATTCGAGCAGCAACTAGACAGTTTGATCTTCTGGATCTTTACTTTTTAAAAAGAGATTATCGTAAATTAGAACAAGAACTAAAATCAGCGAAGGTGACAGAGAATCTCTATTCAGCTGAGGATTTTCAACGGTATTATTATTATTTAGGTGTTTGTGAATTTACATTAAGGAAAAACCTAGTAAAGGCACTTAGTTACTTGAAAGAAGCATTGACTTACTCCAGCCAAAAAGATCGGACACATGTCTGTGATATAGAGATCCAATTGATCAGCTGTATTGGTAAAGTCTATGGGGTTGCAGGGAGAAGTACAGAAGCAAGATATTATTTAAGTCGTAGCGTCCAACTCTTACATGATACGATCAACGAGCACAACAAAAGCGAATTGACCCAGATTTTTTATAATTATGGTAGTTTTCTATTTCATCAAGGAGAACGCCAAGCAGCCCTTGAACAAGTGAATCAAGGGATTCGTTGGGCACAAGAAAAAAATAGCTATTATTATTTAAATGATTTATTTATTCTAAAAAGTTTGATCTACAAACAGCAAAATGAACTGTCAAAAGCATTGTTTTATGAAGAATTAGCTCAAGCAGTAAAAAAGATTGCTAAAAGTATATAA
- the nagA gene encoding N-acetylglucosamine-6-phosphate deacetylase — protein MRTYIYADKFFLASGVKNAGYLEITDGLFGEYLSEKPVGEVTIIDQSGKWIAPGLVDTHIHGFMNHDVMDNDAEGIKAMSEGLLSCGVTAFLPTTLTSSKERLRDVAETIGKMYHEAPGAKIKGIYFEGPFFTEEHKGAQNPSYFGDPDLAVFNEWQEASGGLIKKIALAPERAGVEEFVKQVTDEGVVVALGHSNATINEAQAAVEAGASVFVHAFNGMRGLNHREPGMVGALLSLDHVFSELICDGHHVHPNAAQILMEKAGHEHVALITDCMMAGGMPDGNYNLGEFPVVVKDGTARLESGNLAGSILRLKEAIKNVVDWGLATPEQAIMMATYVPAVSCKIDDTCGKIAKGRDADFIVLNPDMTLDATYLDGIERYHA, from the coding sequence ATGAGAACTTATATCTATGCTGACAAATTCTTTTTAGCATCTGGTGTGAAAAACGCTGGATATCTTGAAATCACTGATGGGCTTTTTGGCGAATATCTTTCAGAAAAACCAGTTGGTGAAGTAACGATCATTGATCAAAGCGGTAAATGGATCGCCCCTGGACTTGTAGACACACATATTCATGGGTTTATGAATCACGATGTTATGGATAATGACGCAGAAGGAATCAAAGCTATGTCAGAAGGTCTGTTATCTTGTGGGGTAACTGCCTTTTTACCTACAACATTAACCTCTAGTAAAGAACGTCTAAGAGATGTGGCAGAGACGATCGGAAAAATGTACCATGAAGCTCCTGGCGCTAAAATCAAAGGGATCTATTTTGAAGGACCATTCTTTACAGAAGAGCATAAAGGCGCGCAAAACCCAAGTTATTTTGGCGACCCTGATTTGGCAGTCTTCAATGAATGGCAAGAAGCTTCAGGCGGATTGATCAAAAAAATCGCATTAGCACCAGAACGCGCAGGTGTCGAAGAATTTGTAAAACAAGTCACAGATGAAGGCGTTGTAGTTGCTTTAGGTCATAGTAATGCAACGATCAATGAAGCACAAGCAGCTGTTGAAGCAGGTGCAAGCGTGTTTGTTCATGCATTTAACGGGATGCGTGGCTTGAACCATCGTGAGCCAGGTATGGTCGGCGCATTATTATCATTGGATCACGTATTTTCTGAGTTGATTTGTGACGGTCACCATGTCCATCCAAATGCAGCACAGATCCTGATGGAAAAAGCAGGACATGAACATGTGGCTTTGATCACGGATTGCATGATGGCTGGGGGGATGCCTGATGGTAATTACAATTTAGGTGAGTTCCCAGTAGTCGTAAAAGATGGAACAGCTCGTTTAGAATCTGGAAATCTAGCTGGAAGTATTCTAAGATTAAAAGAAGCAATCAAAAATGTCGTAGATTGGGGCTTAGCTACACCAGAACAAGCCATCATGATGGCTACGTACGTTCCTGCAGTTAGCTGTAAGATCGACGATACATGTGGAAAGATTGCTAAAGGAAGAGATGCTGATTTCATCGTCTTGAATCCTGACATGACCTTAGATGCCACTTATTTAGATGGTATTGAACGTTATCATGCGTAA
- a CDS encoding MerR family transcriptional regulator: MNRLKINELAKLYDITPHTLRYYEKIGLIQPDYDDNGYRNYSYKELEQLNTIRDLRYFDVSLPEIVEYLNNKNIDRTKELLRFEIDSLHRLIAESKEKISLLDDRLQLIYEVEDTPFNQPIVMEHQLRQVIKDDEMTTSDDVDYALKQLHKKHEKQLSANNQNLFGSILHEESESFAYQVFYFYPETASLINEVSTLPSGKYLAYTYQGAYEQQVTGIQEMKKYAQTHQLELKSPFYELYLVDFHETNDQNEFITRLEVLIQ, encoded by the coding sequence GTGAATCGATTGAAAATCAATGAATTAGCAAAATTATATGATATTACCCCACATACTTTACGTTACTATGAAAAAATCGGTTTGATCCAACCAGATTATGACGATAACGGTTATCGAAATTATTCGTACAAAGAATTAGAACAACTAAATACGATTCGCGATCTGCGATATTTTGATGTTTCTTTGCCTGAGATCGTCGAATATCTGAATAATAAAAATATCGATCGAACAAAAGAACTTTTACGATTTGAAATTGATTCTTTGCATCGTTTGATTGCAGAATCAAAAGAAAAAATCTCCTTATTAGATGATCGCTTACAGTTGATCTATGAAGTAGAAGATACTCCATTCAATCAACCGATCGTGATGGAACATCAATTACGTCAAGTAATCAAAGACGATGAAATGACGACTAGCGATGATGTCGATTACGCATTGAAACAGCTGCATAAAAAACATGAGAAACAACTCAGTGCCAACAATCAAAATTTATTTGGAAGTATCTTACATGAAGAGTCAGAGTCTTTTGCCTATCAAGTCTTTTATTTCTATCCAGAAACTGCCTCTTTGATCAATGAGGTGTCCACGTTACCATCCGGGAAATACTTGGCCTACACTTACCAAGGAGCCTATGAGCAACAAGTCACAGGCATTCAAGAAATGAAAAAATATGCACAAACACATCAACTAGAATTAAAGAGTCCATTTTATGAACTCTATCTCGTAGATTTCCATGAAACCAATGACCAGAATGAATTTATTACACGCTTAGAAGTATTGATCCAGTAA